From Pochonia chlamydosporia 170 chromosome Unknown PCv3seq00019, whole genome shotgun sequence:
CATTACCTTGATCAAGACAAAATAAACAAGGCGTTGGCATGGCTAATCGTTGTACGAAACCTCCCTTACCGAATTGTCGAATCCCGTGAATTCCACCTCTTCATTTCTACCCTGAACCCAGTTGCAAAGGATTTCCTCCCCTTCGCCCATTCAACCATACCGAAAATCATAGACCAGCATTTCCTGTCGGCAAAGGATGTCATACGAAAGAAGCTCCAGTCAGCAATATCTAAGATTCATCTTTTTCTTGATATTTGGACGTCTCCAAATCGactccttctccttggaaTATGTGCTCACTTTGTCGACCACGCACAAGAAACGCGAAGCAAAgccctccttgcccttcGCCCAGTAGCAAACCACTCAGGTGAAAAACAATTCGTTACCCTTCTTCCGGTCTTGCGAGATTTTGGCATTTTGCGACGCATTGGTAGTGTTGTGGGAGATAACTCGAGCACGAATGACACCCTCTGTCGAGCGTCGAGCACATGTCTTagggaagaggaggacattGATTGGGATCCGGAAGTTCACCGCCTCCGATGTCTCGGCCATGTAATTAACTTGGCTGTCCAGGCTTTCTTGTTCAAAGATTCGCTAGACTTAAACCAATGTGAACTGTACGATGACAGCGAAGGGCATGCGGAAATCCAAAAGCAGCGGGCTAAGTTTCGACTCCTTGGCCCGTTGGGCAAACTGCACAACTTGGTTGTCAACATTCGGAGTTCGTCAGGACGTACCAAAGAGTTCAAGGAGCTTGCAGGGAGATTAATTCCCCTGGACAATCGTACGAGGTGGAATAGTTGGTATCAAATGCTGCAGGTTGCCACTGAACAAGGGATTGCGAGTGCCCTGGACTCCTACACGAAGAATCATTTCGATGACCTTTCCGCGGATTTTCTGTTGCCAGAAGAGTGGGTGAGGCTTCGCACAATTAAagacattcttcagccattctCACGAGCAACATTGGCCACACAAGGGGATCACGCCACGCTGGACAAAGTACTCTTTACAATGGACGTCTTGATCCGATGCTTTGATGAGGCTTTGGTAAGTTGCTCACTTTCATCTCATTACGCTAACGCTAACATAGTGCGATAGATCGCATATAAATCAGACCCAGAACTTTCGTCTAGAATCCAGAGAGGTTGGGAAGTGTTCGACAAATATTACAGCAAAACAGACAGTTCGCCTTATTATGCAGCCGCCTTGATCCTCCATCCAAGTTATCGCAAGACGTATATCTACGCgaactggaagaagaaatggCATAAACCTGCTTTTAAGCAGGTTAAGGACCTTTGGCTCGCATACCGAGATGCAACAGATGCCGATGCCCTTTCGCACCATCTAGTGGATGATGGGGGAGACAAGGATCTCGATGCGTTTGATCGTATTTCTAGGAATCTGCAGAATTGTACTCGGCCATCAAGTCAAGATGAGTATGAAGATTACATTTCGTATGATCCGTACGACATTACGCCGATGACTGCTTTGTCATGGTGGCTTCAAgagcaacaaaggaaacGATGGCCACGGCTATCACGGATGGCAATAGATATTCTGTCAATGCCAGCTATGAGTGATGAGCCGGAGCGAGTATTCTCAGGCACTCGTCGCACTATCTCCTGGGAAAGGGCACAATTAGACGCGGACCAAGTTGAAAAGGGAGAATGTTTAAAGCAATGGGTCAGAAACGATACTCTGAAGGGTTGCGAAGGCGGAGAGGTTCACGTTTTCGGGTAAATTTTCCCTCCGATTTCCATGCCTACTTCTCATGAATCGAGAAAATTTCACCGGATATCGTTTTCGTAGGACTCCGATCGTTAAATTTCCTTACTTATTTCTTAACTTTTAATTGATCGTACAATGCCACTTGTCTATTGTTTCCATAGTGAAGTGAATGCTCCTTGGTGACAGCGCACGGACCAGGTATGGAAAGGTGTATTGCAATACTTGTAATAAATGTGGGGCAATACTTCAGAATGGATTGCACCCCTTTCCATATATGGAAAACCACCCTGGCGAGGACGCTGCAAAGGGCGACGTCTGCGTACCTGATGGTCCAGCTACACTCCTTGCAAGCCTCCGCTCAATGTAATCCATCGAGGCCCCGTCAGTCGAAGCGTACACCTCATAGCAAACTTCGCGCTCCTTGTACCTCTCCCAGATCTCCAACAGTTTTTCTTCGTACTCCGATCgccaagtcttggtcttACGCGACGGTACCCGAGACCAAAGTCGATCTAGAAGACGCCATTTCTTCGTCGGGTTGAAAACAACAGCGCCTACATAGGCGGCGCTAGTCAGACGTTTGTAGTATTTATGCAACTTCTTCCATCCAATCTTGATAAAGACCTTGAGCAATTTCCGAGTTCTGTTGTCGAGTCCGTCGAAGATGGCAACTTCGAcatccctcttctccttgctcactaaatcctcaacctcctccaatATTGTACCCTCAATGGCACTTTCAAGGTGATCAAGGAGGATCTCGAAGACAGGGAAGTATTCATCGAAACTTCCACAAGTGGACCTCGCTCCGGGAATACCGCTTCCCTGAAGTTGTTTTGTGGCGATTTCGAACGGTTTTAGAAGCTTGACAAGTATCTCGATGACCTTCCAGTCATACGCACTTAACCGGTACTGTAGAACTGCTGGCTTCGTGTTCTCGCTAGCGCTCTCCGTCTCCCACCGGTTCTGAACGTCGTTGAAAAAGGTATTGAGCGCCGGCCGGAGGACAAGGGCTCTCTCCATCATACGCATGTCCGAGTCCCACCTGATGGCGTTGTTAAAGACCCAGTGGAGCGTGGATTCCTTGCCGGATTCCTTACGTTGAGACTGACGAAACTGCTCATAGAGTTGTGGACTTGCCCGCAGCTGAAGCCCGATGTTATGAAGCATTCCCGGTGCGCCATACTGGCCATACTCCCTGAAACTAGTCGCGTTTATCTCCTCTGGAGCCGGGTGGGACGACATGAAATCTTCATCTGGGTGTACGACAGCATCGGCTTGcatctcctcgtcctcgttgTCTATCTCTCCATCCAGGGCCTCGTCGATAGCGTGGTCAATCTGCTGCTCATCCACATCCTTGTCGTCACCATCCGCTGCGACAATTGCAGCAAAATTCTCTCGCTTCGACCCGTAGAGCAAAGCCCGCACGCAGAGGTTGAAGATATGCGCGGCACAGCGAATCCGTCGCTCTTCGGGAGAGAAGTCGTGTTCGAAGGCAAGATCTTCCATGCAGGTGTCgttgttggcagcattgtcgAGTGTGAAGTACCCAAGCTTGTCAGGGTCGTTGATCTGCCAGAATGCGAGCGTATCAGCGACCTCATCGGCAAGCGATGCGCCGTCGTGTCTGCCCGAGAGAGGTCGAAGGCCGAGGAGAATCCGGTGTTGAACGAAGTTATGATCGATGAATTGAGCGTTGATCCCGAGGAATGAAGTATACGACTTGGATGTCCAACCATCGAAGGAGAAATGGATTTGGGACCGAGCGCTACGCAACACTTCGGTCACCGGCCCCACGGCGCCCGTATACTCAGATTCGAGCATGCGAAGAAGGGTCTTCGCAGAGGGAATATGGGCCGCATCAAGGAGCGGATTGCCGTAGAGAAGGATTCGCTGGAACCGCTCGGTATTGACGATATCGAACGGCAAATTATGGTAGGTAATCcagtcgaggaggagaatcCGAAGCCCTTTGCTGCTGAATCTTCCACGCAACTTGCCGAGAAGAAACTGGTCGTGAGGGTTATTAACGTCGGCGTCGATGAAGTGGGTGATTTTCTGGTGATCTAAAGTTGAAGCCCCCATGCCGCGGGCAACTTCGTTTGGGGCCTGCCAAATGAGAACTCATGTTGTCAAGCTGTGCTCGAGAGCCACAAGCATGGCCCGCACTTACCAGAATCCCGTGGGCTTGGCGAAggtgcttcttgatggcggcgCCGGTCGAGCAGACGAAGCAGAAGTCTGACTTCTTCTTAAAGCCTCGGGCGAAGCAGTCCGCACAGATCCACTTCAGCTTATTGCCCTGGCGCGAGGTGGAACGGTCCTCAACACGATACCCAAATTGCTGCCACCACGCCCTCGTGTCCTGACCGCCAGTATAACGCTCGAATCCCGGCCATTTCGCCCACTCCTGACGGCCCCAGAGTGTCCAatcagccttgacaaagtcggcgGCCGTCCCGCGAGGACGGGGcgatggcgttgttggcaatgaggtTCCTGAAGACGAAGCGAGTGGCGAAGACGAGAGCTCAACTCGCTCCATTGAACCTGGCTGATTCGACGGGGAAGGGATCGCAGAGAATATTTCGGAGGACATCGTGGCGATGTTGGCTAGTCGAGCAAATCGGTTCTACGGATCGAGCGAGCTTAGCCAGGATGTTGGAACTCATCCAGGCTTCGCTGAGGCTCAACGTATACTCATCCATAGTTGCAAAGGAAAGTACGGCGGCACGCGTGTTCACACGCGGTTTGGCGTTCAACgtgaaagaaaaaaaaaaaaagaaaacataaGGTCGCCAACTCCGTTGAACGGGCTAAGTCCTGTACGAGTGAAAGAAGCATCACTTGGTGGCGCGGGTGACTACGCTCTGGCTGTCCAACCATTGGTGCTCGAAGATCCTGTTGGTGTTTTCACGCAATAACACGATTGCTGGTGGCGACCAGTCAATTAAAGAGGGCTGTCGCTCAAGAGCTCCCATTAGCTTGAGTGAGCGCGTTGCACAGACAACCGAGGCTCATCCCCCCATGTTGTGCATAAGTGTCAGAATGTGGCGTACTGGATCGCACTGTGCGctgccgccaccatcgacaatattgattgaacagaagcaattataatactgctgcctggaGGGCAGCAGTATAATAAGGGCATTCTTttgatgacgagatgattCTGCTAGAACAACAAGGATAATAATCAACTAAATTACATTTCTTGAGAAAGACCCCTCTCGGTGATGCCGTAGTGCCCCTGTATTTCTGACAATAAGCCACGAAAGATCGATGAAGTTGCTCGTACATCCGTTGAGGAGGGCAGGTGGGTTTCGGCGCATGTCCCTGTTACAAAGAGGTGGATGAACATGGAACAATAATTACCCAATTTGCTCCACTTTGATCCTGTAGGCTTAGGGAGTGACGTAATTTTCCATGGATTTGGGTCTGAACTGTTGTTCACGACCGTAAGGGTCAAttcaagatgaggatggcTTACGAGATTCCAAGTTCGAAATACTTGTCCAGTCGTACCAAAATGGGTACCAATGGGATTCTCGCTGTGGGAGAGATCTAAAGGGATTTagtcttgttgatggttaaCATCTACCCTGCAAAAACTGGCATGTACTTGCAGGTTTATTGTCGAGCTTGCTAGAGAGAGACACCTACCCTATATGACGTAGCTAGTGGATATCAGAGCACTCACCTATTCTATAATGGTGAGACAAGTACCATCTAAACATCCCTGGTCACATTTCATTCCTCCAGGGGATCGTTTTCCAGCCTCTTCCACACACCAAATAGTGGTCCTGGAAATTAGAAACAACCTCTATGCAATAGATCGGTGTCGAAGTTTAGTACATCAACCATTTATGGGCTACTAATGAGATGATTGCTGCAGTTGTAAGATACCTGTACTTACACGCAAATATCAGAGAGGAAATATGTACCTACTAACATATCTTAGCACCAAATACTATACCGCGAAGCAGGCTATCAATCACGCCTTGTCGCGTCCGATCGTGCCACAGGCTTGTTGACGCGTCCCATCTAGTCACGCTGAACGAGCCCCTGACCAATTTCAGCAAACCAGGACACTTCGTTCGATCGAATCGATCGAAAATTGATCGAACACTCGGGCCCGTTCGATTCGAACGTCGAATGATATGTGCGCAGTTCGATTCGGGTGTCGAATGAGATGCGCCACATTCGATTCAATGCAGTCGAATATCGAATGAGACCTGCCCTGTTCGATTCGATATTCGTAAGACTTGGCATCGAATGGATCTATCGATTCGATTCCCATTCGTAAGATGTCCATCCCTGTCTGCGTGTACTTGAATGATCCTTCGTGATGTTCATGATTGAGAAAAAGTTTGACGGCAATCCATTGACATCTGGTGGGTTTTCTGTAGCATCAGACGATGTGTCAGatgacatgttgaagtcaaAAGGCTAGTTTTTGAACTTGGTATCTTGGATTTTGTAAGGGACACGCGTTTATTCAGCCAGAAGCGTGTTTGGAAACCAACAAATTAATTGCATTGCTTTCGAGGAGATAGCCATCTAGTTACACAGTCGACGCTCAGGGGCTGTGATAGATTTgcctcatttggtggcgttattaGCATCGGCAGCAGCCAAATGCACCCCAACGGCCCAGCCCGTTACAAATTGAGATCGATGCCGATGGTTTGAAAGGATTATCGAacgatgtcaaggctggaaaATCGGTTAACCGTTCAAACGGTTTTAGGACCTTAAACCGTTAAACGGTTTAACATGCCTAAACGGGTTAAACGGAACGAACGAACGGCCGAACAAACGGTTGAAAGTGCCCATGTATGGGTGAAGTAGGGGTGGTTGATAGGGTAGGGCAGGAGACGGTGAAAGAGATGCTGATGTGGACATTGCGGTAATAAGGGCACGAGAATTTACGGCTATAGGTTCTATAAACAACAAATATCTAAGCAGGTTGTTGCACACTGTATCAGGCACATGTTCCTATTTATACTGCCTGGCCCGACCAGTCCGACCATGGTCTCAAGAAATCGCCAGAACAGACCAAGTCTTGGCGGACCATTCCGATAACTGCATACCAAGTATATCAAGTCGACTTAATTTAATCAAGTCTATAGACGATTTGTTTTCAAGTAATCAAGTTTGACCCCTCCAAACTTGACTTACATGAATGAATATCAGCGCTGATCAACGATACCAGCCACACGGCTGGATTCAGGACCCCTGGGCCCTAAGGTCAAGGATGCAACCACTAACAGCTACCTATTGCTCCTCGGTCGAGCTTTCCAGCAAGTGGGACTGGGCCGTACTAGCCGATATTCGCTGATTCGCTTTTTCCTGCAAGCCTGCCCACCTA
This genomic window contains:
- a CDS encoding ribonuclease H-like protein (similar to Metarhizium robertsii ARSEF 23 XP_007826683.1); amino-acid sequence: MSLLALRPVANHSGEKQFVTLLPVLRDFGILRRIGSVVGDNSSTNDTLCRASSTCLREEEDIDWDPEVHRLRCLGHVINLAVQAFLFKDSLDLNQCELYDDSEGHAEIQKQRAKFRLLGPLGKLHNLVVNIRSSSGRTKEFKELAGRLIPLDNRTRWNSWYQMLQVATEQGIASALDSYTKNHFDDLSADFLLPEEWVRLRTIKDILQPFSRATLATQGDHATLDKVLFTMDVLIRCFDEIAYKSDPELSSRIQRGWEVFDKYYSKTDSSPYYAAALILHPSYRKTYIYANWKKKWHKPAFKQVKDLWLAYRDATDADALSHHLVDDGGDKDLDAFDRISRNLQNCTRPSSQDEYEDYISYDPYDITPMTALSWWLQEQQRKRWPRLSRMAIDILSMPAMSDEPERVFSGTRRTISWERAQLDADQVEKGECLKQWVRNDTLKGCEGGEVHVFG
- a CDS encoding ribonuclease H-like protein (similar to Metarhizium robertsii ARSEF 23 XP_007826547.1), whose protein sequence is MSSEIFSAIPSPSNQPGSMERVELSSSPLASSSGTSLPTTPSPRPRGTAADFVKADWTLWGRQEWAKWPGFERYTGGQDTRAWWQQFGYRVEDRSTSRQGNKLKWICADCFARGFKKKSDFCFVCSTGAAIKKHLRQAHGILAPNEVARGMGASTLDHQKITHFIDADVNNPHDQFLLGKLRGRFSSKGLRILLLDWITYHNLPFDIVNTERFQRILLYGNPLLDAAHIPSAKTLLRMLESEYTGAVGPVTEVLRSARSQIHFSFDGWTSKSYTSFLGINAQFIDHNFVQHRILLGLRPLSGRHDGASLADEVADTLAFWQINDPDKLGYFTLDNAANNDTCMEDLAFEHDFSPEERRIRCAAHIFNLCVRALLYGSKRENFAAIVAADGDDKDVDEQQIDHAIDEALDGEIDNEDEEMQADAVVHPDEDFMSSHPAPEEINATSFREYGQYGAPGMLHNIGLQLRASPQLYEQFRQSQRKESGKESTLHWVFNNAIRWDSDMRMMERALVLRPALNTFFNDVQNRWETESASENTKPAVLQYRLSAYDWKVIEILVKLLKPFEIATKQLQGSGIPGARSTCGSFDEYFPVFEILLDHLESAIEGTILEEVEDLVSKEKRDVEVAIFDGLDNRTRKLLKVFIKIGWKKLHKYYKRLTSAAYVGAVVFNPTKKWRLLDRLWSRVPSRKTKTWRSEYEEKLLEIWERYKEREVCYEVYASTDGASMDYIERRLARSVAGPSGTQTSPFAASSPGWFSIYGKGCNPF